In one Streptomyces sp. NBC_00597 genomic region, the following are encoded:
- a CDS encoding serine hydrolase encodes MEDHGAAGREVAAGASASPADGAGSGCVGPEGPAVGAAVGDVPDAAGGYEPKVRPGARGPGLSRRRLAGRLLALGGVLVLHAALPGAAGAAGNPAERRALQGLRLRYGSPRQAGLVEKHLEAAADEARRFLGPSPERPYYAGAVVLAGRGRTIALHRAMGEAVRYADYDGRTDRVLEFPAAQRIPMAEDTVFDLASLTKLFTALLAVQQMERGNLELEAPVDRYLPEFTGGGKELITVRQLLTHTSGLRSWAPFYQQSTREGQLRMLWAVCPQEPPGTVYRYSDLNLIALQLLLERITGHPLDLLLQDEITAPLGMHRTRYNPPFSWRRVTAATEVQRPPWSGLDRGLVWGEVHDENAHALGGVAGHAGVFGTAWDLAVLARTLLDGGVYAGRRILRPASVELLFTDFNTAFPGDDHGLGFELYQHWYMGAMATPHSAGHTGFTGTSLVLDPSTDSFLVLLGNSVHPVRTWRAGSAPRVAVGNRFARAVPVRTKHGGPAWYSGMETGGSGTLTLPPLAPATAAARLRCAVWWDTVPGEGAFHLEASADGESWELLPFSTQRSTGGTPEQWPRGSAGGWSGRIWHRLEAPLTAWAGRPVQLRFRHAATGRYVGRGVYVDVVRVAEPARLLFTEDRPADASRIEAIGWTRSTD; translated from the coding sequence ATGGAGGACCACGGGGCGGCGGGCAGGGAGGTCGCCGCAGGAGCGTCGGCGTCCCCCGCCGACGGGGCGGGAAGCGGCTGCGTCGGACCGGAGGGGCCGGCGGTCGGGGCCGCGGTCGGGGACGTCCCGGACGCAGCCGGCGGCTACGAGCCGAAGGTGCGGCCGGGCGCGCGCGGGCCGGGGTTGAGTCGGCGGCGGCTCGCAGGGCGGTTGCTGGCGCTCGGCGGGGTGCTCGTGCTGCACGCCGCGCTGCCCGGGGCCGCGGGGGCCGCGGGCAATCCGGCCGAGCGGCGCGCACTCCAGGGGCTGCGCCTGCGGTACGGGTCGCCGCGACAGGCCGGACTGGTCGAGAAACACCTAGAGGCGGCGGCCGACGAGGCCCGGCGGTTCCTCGGCCCCTCCCCCGAACGTCCTTACTACGCCGGGGCCGTGGTGCTCGCCGGGCGGGGCCGCACGATCGCCCTGCACCGCGCCATGGGCGAGGCCGTCCGGTACGCGGACTACGACGGCCGCACCGACCGGGTCCTGGAGTTCCCGGCGGCGCAGCGCATCCCGATGGCCGAGGACACCGTCTTCGACCTGGCGTCGCTGACCAAGCTGTTCACTGCACTGCTGGCCGTGCAGCAGATGGAGCGCGGCAATCTGGAGCTGGAGGCTCCGGTGGACCGGTACCTGCCCGAGTTCACCGGCGGCGGCAAGGAGCTGATCACGGTCCGTCAGCTGCTCACGCACACCTCGGGGCTGCGCTCCTGGGCGCCGTTCTACCAGCAGTCCACCCGCGAGGGGCAGTTGCGGATGCTGTGGGCGGTGTGCCCGCAGGAACCCCCGGGGACGGTGTACCGGTACTCCGATCTGAACCTGATAGCGCTTCAGCTGCTCCTGGAACGGATCACCGGTCACCCCCTCGATCTCCTGCTCCAGGACGAGATCACTGCTCCGCTCGGGATGCACCGCACTCGTTACAACCCGCCGTTCTCCTGGCGCCGCGTCACCGCCGCCACCGAAGTGCAGCGGCCCCCCTGGTCCGGCCTGGACCGCGGACTGGTCTGGGGCGAGGTCCACGACGAGAACGCCCACGCCCTCGGCGGCGTCGCCGGCCACGCCGGCGTCTTCGGCACGGCCTGGGACCTGGCCGTCCTCGCCCGCACCCTCCTCGACGGCGGCGTGTACGCCGGCCGTCGCATCCTGCGCCCCGCCTCCGTGGAGCTGCTCTTCACCGACTTCAACACCGCCTTCCCCGGCGACGACCACGGACTCGGCTTCGAGCTCTACCAGCACTGGTACATGGGGGCCATGGCCACTCCGCACTCCGCCGGCCACACCGGCTTCACGGGAACCTCCCTGGTCCTGGACCCCTCCACCGACTCCTTCCTGGTCCTGCTCGGCAACTCCGTCCACCCCGTCCGCACGTGGCGGGCCGGCAGCGCGCCGCGGGTCGCGGTCGGCAACCGCTTCGCCCGCGCCGTCCCGGTCCGTACGAAGCACGGCGGCCCGGCCTGGTACTCGGGCATGGAGACCGGCGGGTCCGGCACCCTCACCCTGCCGCCGCTGGCCCCGGCCACCGCCGCGGCCCGGCTGCGCTGCGCCGTGTGGTGGGACACCGTGCCCGGCGAGGGCGCCTTCCACCTGGAGGCCTCGGCCGACGGGGAGTCGTGGGAGCTGCTGCCGTTCAGCACGCAGCGTTCGACGGGCGGGACCCCCGAGCAGTGGCCCCGGGGCAGCGCCGGCGGCTGGTCCGGCCGGATCTGGCACCGCCTCGAAGCCCCGCTCACCGCCTGGGCGGGGCGCCCGGTCCAGCTGCGCTTCCGGCACGCCGCGACCGGCCGCTACGTCGGGCGCGGGGTGTACGTGGACGTCGTACGGGTGGCGGAACCGGCCCGGCTCCTGTTCACGGAGGACCGCCCGGCCGACGCGTCCCGCATCGAGGCCATCGGCTGGACCCGGTCGACGGACTAG
- a CDS encoding NAD(P)/FAD-dependent oxidoreductase → MTSFGHDVYDDVIVGGGHNGLVAAAYLARAGRSVLVLERLGNTGGAAISTRPFIGVDARLSRYSYLVSLLPAKIVRDLGLEFAVRGRTVSSYTPVERDGRPGGLLVGGGESRTRESFARLTGSEREYESWRAFYGRTGRLAEKVFPTLTEPLPTRAELRARIDDEEAWRMLFEEPLGRAVEEHFTDDLVRGVVLTDALIGTFADAHDASLAQNRCFLYHVIGGGTGDWNVPVGGMGALTDALAAAARAAGAEIATGHEVLRIETDGRTPAEVTFRTATGEGRVVARTVLVNASPQALAELLGEAAAEPAARAPEGAQLKVNMLLRRLPRLRDTSVDPREAFGGTFHIAEGYEQLARAYAEAATGELPSVPPSEIYCHSLTDPSILGPELVAQGYQTLTLFGLHTPARLFKHDNRGVREVLLAGTLAQLDAHLAEPITDCLAFDADGRPCIEAKTPLDLERELRLPGGHIFHRDLSWPYADPAEDGEGAARGGGDRWGVGTPYANVLLCGAGAVRGGGVSGVPGHNAAMAVLGH, encoded by the coding sequence ATGACGAGCTTCGGGCACGATGTATACGACGACGTGATCGTGGGCGGCGGGCACAACGGACTGGTCGCCGCCGCGTACCTGGCCCGGGCGGGCCGTTCGGTGCTGGTCCTGGAGCGGCTGGGGAACACCGGAGGCGCCGCGATCTCCACCCGCCCCTTCATCGGTGTCGATGCCCGGCTCTCCCGCTACTCGTACCTCGTGTCCCTGCTCCCCGCGAAGATCGTCCGTGATCTGGGGCTGGAGTTCGCCGTCCGGGGGCGCACCGTCTCCTCGTACACGCCGGTCGAACGCGACGGCCGGCCCGGCGGGCTCCTCGTCGGCGGCGGCGAGTCCCGCACCCGCGAGTCCTTCGCGCGGCTGACCGGCTCGGAGCGGGAGTACGAGAGCTGGCGCGCCTTCTACGGGAGGACCGGTCGGCTCGCCGAGAAGGTGTTCCCGACGCTGACCGAGCCGCTGCCCACGCGGGCGGAACTGCGGGCCCGGATCGACGACGAGGAGGCCTGGCGGATGCTGTTCGAGGAGCCGCTCGGGCGGGCCGTCGAGGAGCACTTCACCGACGACCTGGTCCGGGGCGTCGTGCTCACCGACGCCCTGATCGGCACCTTCGCGGACGCGCACGACGCCTCCCTCGCGCAGAACCGCTGCTTCCTGTACCACGTCATCGGCGGCGGCACGGGCGACTGGAACGTTCCGGTCGGCGGCATGGGTGCGCTCACGGACGCGCTCGCGGCGGCGGCCAGGGCGGCCGGGGCCGAGATCGCCACCGGCCACGAGGTGCTCCGCATCGAGACGGACGGGCGGACCCCGGCCGAGGTCACCTTCCGTACGGCGACCGGCGAAGGGCGGGTCGTCGCGCGGACCGTGCTGGTCAACGCCTCACCGCAGGCCCTGGCCGAGCTGCTCGGCGAGGCGGCGGCGGAGCCGGCGGCGCGGGCACCCGAGGGGGCGCAGCTCAAGGTCAACATGCTGCTGCGCCGGTTGCCGCGGCTGCGGGACACCTCGGTGGACCCGCGCGAGGCCTTCGGCGGTACGTTCCACATCGCCGAGGGGTACGAGCAACTGGCCCGGGCCTACGCCGAGGCCGCCACCGGGGAACTGCCGTCCGTACCGCCCTCGGAGATCTACTGCCACTCGCTGACCGATCCCTCGATCCTCGGTCCGGAGCTGGTGGCGCAGGGGTACCAGACGCTCACCCTGTTCGGCCTGCACACCCCGGCCCGGCTGTTCAAACACGACAACCGGGGGGTGCGCGAGGTGCTGCTGGCCGGCACGCTCGCGCAGTTGGACGCGCACCTGGCCGAGCCGATCACCGACTGCCTGGCCTTCGACGCGGACGGCCGCCCGTGCATCGAGGCGAAGACCCCGCTGGACCTGGAGCGCGAACTGCGGCTGCCCGGCGGGCACATCTTCCACCGGGACCTGTCCTGGCCGTACGCCGACCCCGCCGAGGACGGAGAGGGGGCCGCTCGGGGCGGGGGAGACCGCTGGGGTGTGGGGACCCCGTACGCCAACGTCCTGCTGTGCGGCGCGGGCGCCGTGCGCGGAGGCGGCGTCAGCGGGGTCCCCGGCCACAATGCGGCGATGGCCGTGCTGGGGCACTGA
- a CDS encoding nitronate monooxygenase family protein, which produces METELSKKLGVEHAIFGFTPFPAVAAAITRAGGFGVLGAVRYTAPDDLKRDLDWMQEHTDGKPYGLDVVMPAKKAVDGISEADIEAMIPAGHRAFVRDTLAKHHVPELAEGEASGWRITGWMEQVARNQLDVAFDYPIKLLANALGSPPADVIARAHDHGVLVAALAGSAKHARRHAEAGIDVVVAQGYEAGGHTGDIATMVLVPEIAEAVAPLPVLAAGGIGSGEQIAAGLALGAQGAWLGSLWLTTTEADLHSRALTEKLLAAGSGDTVRSRALTGKPARQLRTEWTDAWDDPDGPGALPMPLQGLLVAEAVSRIQKYEVQPLLGTPVGQIVGRMNSERSVQAVFDELTGGFERAIDRINRIAGRARKV; this is translated from the coding sequence ATGGAGACGGAGCTGAGCAAGAAACTGGGAGTCGAGCACGCCATCTTCGGCTTCACGCCCTTTCCGGCGGTCGCCGCGGCCATCACCCGCGCCGGCGGCTTCGGCGTCCTCGGCGCCGTCCGCTACACCGCCCCCGACGACCTCAAACGCGACCTCGACTGGATGCAGGAACACACCGACGGCAAGCCGTACGGCCTCGACGTCGTCATGCCCGCCAAGAAGGCCGTCGACGGCATCAGCGAGGCCGACATCGAGGCGATGATCCCGGCCGGGCACCGCGCCTTCGTACGCGACACCCTCGCCAAGCACCACGTGCCCGAACTGGCCGAGGGAGAGGCCTCCGGCTGGCGGATCACCGGCTGGATGGAGCAGGTCGCCCGCAACCAGCTCGACGTCGCCTTCGACTACCCCATCAAACTCCTGGCCAACGCCCTCGGTTCCCCGCCCGCCGACGTCATCGCACGCGCCCACGACCACGGCGTCCTCGTCGCCGCCCTCGCCGGCAGTGCCAAGCACGCCCGCCGCCACGCCGAAGCCGGCATCGACGTCGTCGTCGCCCAGGGCTACGAGGCCGGCGGCCACACCGGCGACATCGCCACGATGGTCCTGGTCCCCGAGATCGCCGAGGCCGTCGCCCCGCTCCCCGTCCTCGCCGCCGGCGGCATCGGCAGCGGCGAGCAGATCGCCGCCGGCCTCGCCCTCGGCGCCCAGGGCGCCTGGCTCGGCTCCCTCTGGCTCACCACCACCGAAGCCGACCTGCACTCGCGCGCCCTCACCGAGAAGCTGCTCGCCGCCGGCTCCGGCGACACCGTCCGCTCCCGCGCCCTCACCGGCAAACCCGCCCGCCAGCTGCGCACCGAGTGGACCGACGCCTGGGACGACCCCGACGGCCCCGGCGCGCTCCCGATGCCGCTCCAGGGCCTGCTGGTCGCCGAGGCGGTCTCCCGGATCCAGAAGTACGAGGTCCAGCCGCTGCTGGGCACCCCCGTCGGCCAGATCGTCGGCCGGATGAACTCCGAACGCAGCGTCCAAGCCGTCTTCGACGAGCTCACCGGCGGCTTCGAGCGCGCCATCGACCGCATCAACCGCATCGCCGGCCGGGCCCGAAAGGTGTGA
- a CDS encoding nitroreductase family deazaflavin-dependent oxidoreductase → MATADIDWDHPKDPKQGTWQLDHVKQYVGSDGAEGQYWNGTQTLLLTTVGRVSGNAVRTPLIYGEADGRYLVVASKGGDPEHPLWYKNLTARPDVRIQVGPKVLQGTARTATAEERTAYWPVMVKHWPAYDEYQSKTDREIPIVVIEAAGPSA, encoded by the coding sequence ATGGCGACCGCGGACATCGACTGGGACCACCCGAAGGACCCCAAGCAGGGCACCTGGCAGCTCGACCACGTCAAGCAGTACGTCGGATCGGACGGGGCCGAGGGCCAGTACTGGAACGGCACCCAGACCCTGCTGCTCACCACCGTGGGCCGGGTCTCCGGCAACGCCGTGCGCACCCCGCTGATCTACGGCGAGGCCGACGGCCGCTACCTCGTCGTCGCCTCCAAGGGCGGCGACCCCGAACACCCGCTCTGGTACAAGAACCTGACGGCCCGCCCCGACGTGCGCATCCAGGTCGGCCCGAAGGTCCTCCAGGGCACGGCCCGCACGGCGACCGCCGAGGAGCGCACCGCTTACTGGCCCGTGATGGTGAAGCACTGGCCCGCGTACGACGAGTACCAGAGCAAGACGGACCGCGAGATCCCGATCGTCGTCATCGAGGCGGCCGGACCCTCCGCATAG
- a CDS encoding oxygenase MpaB family protein, which translates to MAATRDGAPTPPDPGLYGPASVTWQCHGDPIMWIAGIRALYLQALHPRAVRGVMENSDFRSDAWGRLLRTADFVGTLTYGTTEAAEHAGARVRRIHSTLSATDPATGERFPVDDPELLLWVHCAQIDSFLHVLRRSGVPLTAAQADRYVEENRVNARLVGLDPARVPADTAALAGYFEEVRPELAAGPDARAVDDFLRNPPTHALLVPGRNLLWRPVVALAYGSLPGYAHRLYGRTPPPEPVITRRLRLTGTLLRSIPAGLRWQLPPGHILKAMHRMGPGSRPSAYTLRTSAAILDRPGRA; encoded by the coding sequence ATGGCCGCGACCCGGGACGGCGCACCGACCCCGCCGGACCCGGGGCTCTACGGGCCCGCGTCGGTCACCTGGCAGTGCCACGGCGACCCGATCATGTGGATCGCCGGAATCCGCGCGCTCTACCTCCAGGCGCTGCACCCCCGCGCGGTCCGCGGGGTCATGGAGAACAGCGACTTCCGCTCCGACGCCTGGGGCCGGCTCCTGCGCACCGCCGACTTCGTCGGCACCCTCACCTACGGCACCACCGAGGCCGCCGAGCACGCCGGAGCCCGCGTCCGCCGGATCCACAGCACGCTGTCCGCCACCGATCCGGCCACCGGCGAGCGGTTCCCCGTCGACGACCCCGAGCTGCTGCTCTGGGTGCACTGCGCGCAGATCGACAGCTTCCTGCACGTCCTGCGCCGCTCCGGTGTCCCGCTGACCGCCGCGCAGGCCGACCGCTACGTCGAGGAGAACCGTGTGAACGCCCGCCTCGTCGGTCTCGACCCGGCCCGCGTTCCGGCCGACACGGCAGCCCTCGCCGGGTACTTCGAGGAGGTCCGCCCGGAGCTGGCCGCCGGACCGGACGCCCGCGCCGTGGACGACTTCCTGCGCAATCCGCCCACCCATGCCCTTCTCGTCCCTGGCCGAAACCTGCTGTGGCGCCCCGTCGTGGCTCTGGCCTACGGTTCCCTCCCCGGCTACGCGCACCGGCTGTACGGGCGGACGCCGCCGCCGGAGCCGGTCATCACCCGCCGCCTGCGCCTCACCGGTACCCTGCTGCGCAGCATTCCCGCAGGTCTGCGGTGGCAGCTACCTCCAGGTCACATCTTGAAAGCGATGCACCGCATGGGCCCCGGGAGTCGCCCCTCGGCGTACACACTGCGTACATCAGCGGCCATACTGGACCGGCCGGGGAGGGCATAG
- a CDS encoding acyl-CoA synthetase produces the protein MSDQPVAGSPRTMPGGGFWAQAAADPERTVLITPEGEEWTAGRLHADVNRLVHGLRAAGLQRGDVFAVVLPNGVELLTAYLAASQVGFYLVPVNHHLVGPEIAWIVSDSGAKVLIAHERFADAATAAADEAGLPASHRYAVGAVAGFRPYAELLGGQSAQPPAERTLGWVMNYTSGTTGRPRGIRRPLPGKLPEETHLGGFLGIFGIRPFDGNVHLVCSPLYHTAVLQFAGAALHIGHPLVLMDRWTPQEMLRLIDGHACTHTHMVPTQFHRLLALPQETKDAYDVSSMRHAIHGAAPCPDHVKRAMIDWWGTCVEEYYAASEGGGAFATAEDWLKKPGTVGKAWPISELAIFDDDGNRLPPGELGTVYLKMNTGGFSYHKDEDKTEKNRIGDFFTVGDLGLMDEEGYLFLRDRKIDMIISGGVNIYPAEIESALLTHPAVADAAAFGIPHADWGEEVKAVVEPAEGFVAGDALAAEILHHCERQLAGFKRPKSVDFIETMPRDPNGKLYKRRLRDPYWEGRERAV, from the coding sequence ATGAGTGACCAGCCCGTAGCGGGGTCCCCCCGGACGATGCCCGGGGGAGGATTCTGGGCGCAAGCCGCCGCCGACCCCGAGCGCACCGTACTGATCACCCCCGAGGGCGAGGAGTGGACCGCCGGCCGGCTGCACGCCGACGTCAACCGCCTCGTCCACGGACTGCGCGCCGCCGGCCTGCAGCGGGGCGACGTCTTCGCCGTCGTCCTCCCCAACGGCGTGGAGCTCCTCACCGCCTACCTCGCCGCCTCCCAGGTCGGCTTCTACCTGGTCCCGGTCAACCACCACCTCGTCGGGCCCGAGATCGCCTGGATCGTCTCCGACTCCGGCGCCAAGGTCCTCATCGCCCACGAGCGCTTCGCCGACGCCGCCACCGCCGCGGCCGACGAGGCGGGCCTGCCCGCGAGCCACCGCTACGCGGTCGGAGCCGTCGCCGGCTTCCGCCCGTATGCCGAACTCCTCGGCGGGCAGTCCGCGCAGCCCCCGGCGGAGCGCACCCTGGGGTGGGTGATGAACTACACCTCCGGCACCACCGGGCGTCCGCGCGGCATCCGCCGCCCGCTGCCCGGCAAACTCCCGGAGGAGACCCACCTCGGCGGATTCCTCGGGATCTTCGGCATCCGCCCGTTCGACGGCAACGTGCACCTGGTGTGCTCCCCGCTGTACCACACCGCCGTGCTCCAATTCGCGGGCGCAGCCCTGCACATCGGACACCCGCTGGTCCTGATGGACCGCTGGACCCCGCAGGAGATGCTCCGCCTCATCGACGGCCACGCGTGCACGCACACCCACATGGTCCCGACGCAGTTCCACCGGCTCCTCGCCCTCCCGCAGGAGACGAAGGACGCGTACGACGTCTCCTCGATGCGGCACGCCATCCACGGGGCCGCGCCCTGCCCGGACCACGTCAAGCGGGCGATGATCGACTGGTGGGGCACCTGCGTGGAGGAGTACTACGCGGCCAGTGAGGGCGGCGGAGCGTTCGCCACCGCCGAGGACTGGCTGAAGAAGCCCGGGACGGTCGGCAAGGCCTGGCCCATCAGCGAACTCGCCATCTTCGACGACGACGGCAACCGGCTGCCGCCCGGTGAACTCGGCACCGTCTACCTGAAGATGAACACGGGCGGCTTCAGCTACCACAAGGACGAGGACAAGACGGAGAAGAACCGCATCGGCGACTTCTTCACGGTCGGCGACCTCGGGCTGATGGACGAGGAGGGGTACCTCTTCCTCCGCGACCGCAAGATCGACATGATCATCTCGGGCGGGGTGAACATCTACCCGGCCGAGATCGAGTCCGCCCTGCTCACCCACCCGGCGGTCGCCGACGCCGCCGCCTTCGGCATTCCGCACGCCGACTGGGGCGAGGAGGTGAAGGCGGTCGTCGAACCGGCCGAGGGTTTCGTGGCCGGGGACGCCCTCGCCGCCGAGATCCTGCACCACTGCGAACGGCAGCTGGCCGGCTTCAAGCGGCCGAAGTCGGTCGACTTCATCGAGACGATGCCGCGCGACCCGAACGGCAAGCTGTACAAGAGGCGGCTGCGCGACCCGTACTGGGAGGGCCGCGAGCGCGCCGTGTGA
- a CDS encoding tetratricopeptide repeat protein codes for MAESRLIQGRYRSLDLIGRGGMGEVWRARDESLGRQVAVKCLKPLGPEQDKHFVQVLRERFRREARVAASLQHRGVTVVHDFGDDSAAGGPLYLVMELLDGRNLSQLMEDNEARPLPVDVVVDIAEQLAAALGYTHDQGVVHRDLKPANIMRLADGTVKICDFGIARLAHDIGFTAKLTGGGMAMGTPHYMSPEQIAGGEVDHRSDLYSLGCVLYEIATGAPPFDLGDSWSVLVGHRDNVPVPLREHRPELPEYFEQVVLDLLAKRPEDRPGDARHLHRRLVEARLGPGGLPGAQAPLPAWARGMTAGRKAGIDARPASGAWAVLTGSWTAGRPGGGHRIERPAATEDPRLTAPYGVAYAFASDGSGLRGAGPDALAAGHTRAFALSRAGRPEEALAAYEAVAEGRTGALGADHPDTLAARQEAAYELGRLGRHREAHDVYRAVLVARERSMGPLHPDTLRCRHNLACALGALGRFADAHRTAAEVAADRAAVLGAEHADTLLTRYEVAYALGRLDRWQEALDGFGQVAAVRERVLGRDHPDTLAARYEVGIALGRTGHAAQALDLFRGLVRDRTRAYGAADPETLRARHVLGVNLGRLDRWEEAVAEARQVAAARAKALGAEHPDTLVSRRELAVGLGRLGRWDEALPVYRDLSGIRERSLGDDHPDTVAAHADEAHCLERLGQVCYQEP; via the coding sequence ATGGCGGAGTCCAGACTGATCCAGGGCCGTTACCGGTCACTCGATCTGATCGGGCGCGGCGGCATGGGCGAGGTGTGGCGCGCCCGGGACGAGTCGCTCGGCCGGCAGGTCGCCGTGAAGTGCCTCAAACCGCTCGGGCCCGAGCAGGACAAGCACTTCGTCCAGGTCCTGCGCGAACGCTTCCGCCGCGAGGCGCGCGTCGCTGCCTCCCTCCAACACCGCGGCGTCACCGTCGTCCACGACTTCGGCGACGACAGCGCTGCGGGCGGCCCCCTCTACCTCGTCATGGAACTCCTCGACGGCCGCAACCTGAGCCAGCTCATGGAGGACAACGAGGCGCGCCCGCTGCCCGTGGACGTGGTCGTCGACATCGCCGAGCAGCTGGCCGCCGCCCTCGGCTACACCCACGACCAGGGCGTCGTCCACCGCGACCTGAAACCCGCCAACATCATGCGGCTCGCCGACGGCACGGTGAAGATCTGCGACTTCGGCATCGCCCGCCTCGCCCACGACATCGGTTTCACCGCCAAACTCACCGGCGGCGGCATGGCCATGGGCACCCCGCACTACATGTCCCCCGAGCAGATCGCGGGCGGCGAGGTCGACCACCGCAGCGACCTCTACTCCCTCGGCTGCGTCCTGTACGAGATCGCCACCGGCGCCCCGCCCTTCGACCTGGGCGACTCCTGGTCGGTGCTGGTCGGCCACCGCGACAACGTACCCGTTCCGCTCCGCGAGCACCGCCCCGAGCTGCCCGAATACTTCGAGCAGGTGGTCCTGGACCTGCTGGCCAAGCGCCCCGAGGACCGCCCCGGCGATGCCCGCCACCTGCACCGGCGGCTCGTCGAGGCGCGCCTCGGCCCGGGGGGCCTGCCCGGTGCCCAGGCCCCCCTGCCCGCGTGGGCCCGCGGGATGACCGCCGGCCGCAAGGCGGGCATCGACGCGCGCCCCGCGAGCGGCGCATGGGCCGTGCTCACCGGCTCCTGGACCGCCGGACGCCCCGGCGGCGGGCACCGGATCGAGCGCCCGGCCGCCACCGAGGACCCGCGGCTCACCGCGCCGTACGGGGTCGCGTACGCGTTCGCCTCCGACGGGAGCGGCCTTCGGGGAGCCGGCCCCGATGCGCTCGCCGCCGGCCACACCCGGGCGTTCGCCCTCAGCCGCGCGGGCCGTCCCGAGGAGGCCCTGGCCGCGTACGAAGCCGTCGCGGAGGGGCGCACCGGGGCACTCGGCGCCGACCACCCGGACACCCTCGCGGCGCGCCAGGAGGCGGCGTACGAACTGGGCCGGCTCGGACGCCACCGCGAGGCCCACGACGTCTACCGCGCGGTGCTCGTCGCCCGGGAGCGCAGCATGGGCCCGCTCCATCCCGACACTCTGCGCTGCCGCCACAACCTCGCCTGCGCCCTCGGGGCGCTGGGCCGGTTCGCGGACGCCCACCGCACCGCCGCCGAGGTCGCCGCCGACCGGGCGGCCGTCCTGGGCGCCGAGCACGCGGACACGCTGCTGACCCGGTACGAGGTCGCGTACGCGCTGGGCCGCCTCGACCGCTGGCAGGAGGCCCTGGACGGGTTCGGGCAGGTCGCCGCCGTTCGGGAACGGGTGCTGGGCCGGGACCATCCGGACACCCTGGCCGCCCGCTACGAGGTCGGCATCGCGCTCGGCCGGACCGGGCACGCCGCCCAGGCCCTGGACCTGTTCCGGGGCCTGGTCCGCGACCGTACCCGGGCGTACGGCGCCGCGGACCCCGAGACGCTCCGCGCGCGGCACGTCCTCGGCGTCAACCTGGGCCGGCTGGACCGCTGGGAGGAGGCGGTGGCAGAAGCCCGGCAGGTGGCCGCGGCCCGGGCCAAGGCGCTCGGCGCCGAGCACCCGGACACCCTCGTCAGCCGCCGCGAACTGGCCGTCGGGCTGGGCCGGCTGGGCCGCTGGGACGAGGCCCTGCCCGTCTACCGGGACCTCTCCGGCATCCGCGAACGCTCCCTCGGCGACGACCATCCGGACACGGTGGCGGCCCACGCCGACGAGGCCCACTGCCTGGAGCGGCTCGGCCAGGTGTGCTACCAAGAGCCATGA